TCAGCTTCAAGCAATACCTTTTCAAGCAATTCATTTACGCCAAGTCCTGATTTAGATGAAATTTCTTGTGTTTGATATTTACCACCCCATTCTTCAACCAACAAGTTTTTAGCAGCCAATTGTTCGCGGATACGGTCGGTATTGGCACCAGGCTTATCAATTTTAGAGAATGCAAATACAATAGGAACACCAGCAACCAAAGCGTGGTTAATAGCTTCTTCTGTTTGAGGCATCACGGCATCGTCAGCAGCAATTACGATAATAACAACGTCGGTGATTTTGGCACCCCTTGCACGCATGGCAGTAAAGGCTTCGTGACCAGGCGTATCTAGGAAGGTAATCTTACGACCATCTTCTTGTTTTACAGAGTAAGCACCAATGTGCTGAGTAATACCCCCTGCTTCACCAGCGGCTACTTTAGCACGACGAATATAGTCGAGCAATGAAGTTTTACCGTGGTCAACGTGCCCCATGATGGTTACGATAGGAGCTCTCAACTCAAGGCTTTCAGGAGCATCTTCTTCTTCTTGAAGAGCAGCTTCAACCTCTTCTTCGGCCGATACAAACTGTACCTCATAGCCAAATTCTTCAGCAATAATAGCGATTACATCGGCTTCAAGGCGTTGATTAATCGACACAAACATACCCAAGCTCATACAAGTCGAGATTACTTCATTTACAGAAGCATCCATCAAAGAAGCTAACTCGCTAGCCGAAATAAATTCGGTAACTTTAAGGATTTTTGCTTCTTCCTCTTCTTGGATTTGTCGTCTTTCTTCTCTTTCGGCACGCACTTTACGTTTTTCACGACGTTCTTTTGCACCAAAGTTTGATTTGTTCGACTGTCCTTGCAAACGAGCCATAGTGGCTTTGATTTGCTCTTGGATTTGCTTGTCAGAAACCTCTTCTTTTTCTTCTTTCTTCGGTTTCTTCTTGTTATTATTATTGTTGTTGTTATTGTTGGTATTGTTAGTATTACCACCAGTAGTATTCTGAGGTTTTTTAACATCACCAGGTTTGGCAGGCTCATCCTTTTTAGGACGAGGAGCACCTTTTTCGTTACGAATTTCAGCTTCAGTTACTTTTTCGGCTGGTTTGATTCGTTTACGTTTTTTCTTGTTCTTATTATTATTATTAGAACGAGATTGTTCTACAGGTAATTCTATTTTACCTAAAACCGTCAAGCCTTTTAAGGTTTCGCCTTTGGCTTCAATTAGCTCAATGGCTCTGTCAGTTGGAACCTCATCATAACGCTTCGGCTGTGGCTTAGGCTGTTGTGACTGTTGCACAGGATTTTGCGGTTTATTTTGGTTTGATTGATTATGATTAGGCTTATGGCCTTGATTATTATTCTGTTGGTTGCGCTGCTGATTATTCTGCTGATTTTGATTCTGCTGATTATGTTGCTGCGGCTTGTGCTGGTGCTGTGGTTGATTGTGGTGGTGCTGAACTTTCTGTTCTGCAGATTTTGGAGTTTCAACTTTGGCTTCCGGCTGTGGCTCGGGTTGTTTTTTCACTTCAACAACAGGTTTTGCTTCCTCAACTATGGTTGGTTGCGGTTGGGATTCTACGATAACTTTACTTTCAACAACTACCTCCTGCTTAGGAGTCTCCTCTAGCTTTGTAGGTGCTACCACCAAAGGCTCAGCTTTTACTTCTGCTTTGGGTTCTTCTACCTTTGGTTGCTCTACCTTCGGTGGTTCAACCGCAGGAACTGGAGTAACCTCTATTTTAGCGTCAGGAACGATTACTGGTTCCGTTTTCGGCTCTTCAACTTTAACACTTTCAACTTTAGGCTCTTCCACCTTTGGCTCAGTTGGTACGGCCACAGGTTTAGGAGGCACAGGCATTCCTTTGGCATCTAGTTCTATCTTTCCTAATACTTTGAAAGACACTTCAGCTCTAGCTACAATTTTTTCTGGTTCTGGAGCAACAACCTCTTTGGGTTTTTCTTCTGCCTTTGCTGTCACAGCAGACGCATCGTTTGAACCGCCACGGAAATACAAAGGCATATCATCGTCCTGTTTTTTAGGCGTTGTAACCGTTGTTTCTACTACTGGCTTTTGTACCGCTGGGGCTGGTGTGGCAGGTTGCATGTTATCCAACAAGCTATCGTTACGGTACTCTTTGGCCAATAATTTGAGCTGTTCAAAATTCAATTTGGTGTTTGGGTTGTTATCAACCTTATGACCTTTGGCAGAGAGATATTGAACAATGGTTGAGATTCCCACGTTAATCTGCTTTGCCACCAGGCTCAAACGCATCATTTTATCTTCTGCCATACTTTTGTTTAAATCCTTTTCTATAATAATTCTTGATTAATGTTATGAATGTGTTTCCTTTTAATGCCAAGTTGATACAATCAATACTTGGTCTGAACTGAATGATAGAATAGTTTTATAATTGAGTAAATGATATTTGCTGTAAGTATTTTTCAAAAGCCCTCTTGCAATGATAACAATCAAGCGTTCCAAAAGATTTACCTATCTATAATTTTGCAACTATTCTATCATCCTATCATTCACTCAATCAATATTATTCAAACTCAGAACGTAAAATTGATAATACTTCGTTCACCGTTTCTTCTTCTAGTTCTGTACGACGAACGAGTTCCTCACTACTAAGTTTAAGCACCTGCTTGGCTGTATCTAAACCAATACGGTGTAATTCTTCCAAAATCCAGTCTTCGATTTCATCTGAGAATTCTGTCAAATCCACATCTTCATCGTCCACTTCTTCTTGCTTAATATCACGGTAAACGTCCAATTCATAGCCTACTAATTTACCAGCAAGCTTGATATTCTGACCACCTTTACCAATAGCCAACGACACTTGGTCGGGCTGAAGATATACAGCAATACGCTTTCTTTCTTTATCAATCACCATCGAGCTTACTTTGGCAGGGCTTAAAGCACGAGCCACCAATAGTTCGAGGTTTTCGGTATAATTAATTACGTCGATATTTTCGTTCTGTAATTCACGAACAATCCCATGAATACGAGAACCTTTCATCCCCACGCAAGCTCCTACTGGGTCGATACGGTCATCATAAGATTCTACAGCAACTTTGGCACGTTCGCCTGGTTCACGTACAATTTTACGAATCATGATTTGACCATCATAAATTTCAGGTATTTCCTGCTCAAACAATCTTTCCAAGAAAACAGGAGACGTACGAGAAAGAATAATTTTGGGAGTACCATTATTCATTTCTACACGGTGAATTACCGCTCTTACTGGCTCGCCTTTCTTGAAGCGGTCTTTAGAAATCATTTCGGCTTTTGGCAAAATAAGTTCATTTTTTTCGCCATCTGCAATGATTAACTCTTTGCCTACAATCTGATATACATCGCCGCTTACCATTTCTCCTACCAAATCCTTGTACTTATCGAAAAGGCCTTCTTTTTCAAGGTCTTTTACTTTCTGTATCAAGGTTTGACGTGCCGTCTGAACAATACGACGACCAAAATCCTCCAACTTGATAAGTTCGGCTACCTCTTCACCGATTTCAAAATCGGGTTGGATTCGGCGAGCTTCGGCCAAAGGTATTTTGTCATAATCCCAAATATCTTCTGAGTTGTCATCGACAATCTCACGGGTACGCCACATTTCTAAGTCCCCGCTTTCAGGGTTGATGATTACGTCGAAGTTGGCATCCGTTCCGTATTTTTTACGAATCATTGTACGAAATACCTCTTCCAACACTTTAATCATCGTCGGGCGGTCAACGTTTTTTTCTTTGGCAAAATCCGCAAACGACGCTATTAACTCTGCACTATTCATCTTTTCATAATTTTCAATGACTGACTGGTTTTACTAACACACCAATACATTCATTATTTAAACGATATCTGTACTTTTGCTTTATCAATATTTGTAAATGGTATCAATACTGGCTCGACTACTTCCCCTTTTTTGGGCTTCTTCTTGAGTTCTTCCAAGAAAATAATTCCGTCTTCTTTTACCTCTTCCAATGTCCCTACTTTTTCTCCGCCTTCTTTCAAATGAATTTTGAGCGAACGACCAACATTTTTTACATATTGGCGAATCAGTGTTAAGGGCTGATCGATACCTGGCGATGAAACTTCCAAATTATAAGCCGACGTAATCAGCTCTAAGGTTTCGATTTCGTTGGCCAATCGACGGCTAATTTTGGCACATTCTTCAATTTTTATTCCTTCATCGGAATCAAGAAGAATAGTAATATTGGTACGAGTTTTTAGCTCATGTACTTGGATATCAACCACAAAGAAAGTATCGTTCTCTAAATGGGGTTCAAGCAAGGCTATAATTTTATCTTTTAACATACTTGTTCTGAAGCCACGAGGAAAGAAAAAGAAAGAAGAAGAAATGTAAGAAAAACCACAGAATCGTTATTCCACCTGCCTCTTTTGTCTTTCACCTGAATATGAAATACAAACAAAAAAGAGGGATTTCAAACCCCTCTTCCTTTAAATTCTGCTACAAAATTAGTATTTTTTTTATCAAAAAGCAAACGTATTTAGAATTTTCGCAGGAATTATCCTAGGTAATTACCTGAAAACTAAAGCCGTGTCGTTCAAAACCCAATGATTCATAAAAAGCATGGGCTTCGGTACGCCTTTGATTGCTCGAAAGCACCAGTTTATAACAGCCTGATTCTTGGCAAATGGCCATCGCAAACTGCATCATGGCTTTGCCAATGCCCTTTCCTTGCTGGTCGACTTGCACGGCTACGTCTTCGACTATCCCTGAGGGTGTACCTTGATGTGCCAGATTGTCCATAATCAATAAAGCAAATGTTCCTACTATTTGCGATGCCTCCTCGGCAACATATACTCGGTAATTAGGGTAGGATTGCATTTTATGAAATAGCTTTTCGGCTTGGGGCAATGACAAAACATTTCCTTTGTCGAGGACATCGGCATAAAGCTGTAAAACAGCCACTAAATCAGTAGTTTGTGCTTGGCGTATGTGCATATTTTAGGTAGATTTTTAGATTACTAAAATAGCCATAAACTTGCAATTACACTAGCTCTGAAACATGAAAAAAGAATAGTTACCTTTGGAAAATTATATTTTATTGTCTCTGTATTAAGGGATTCGGTAAAATACTCTTGATTAATAATCGTTAACTCAATTGCGTTGATTACCTTTGCGGTCTTAAAATTATCACAGGAATATTTTGAAATAATGCAACTCTCAAAAATCACACAGATATCCTTTATAGTATTTATATCGTTGATATCCACATTTTATAATGCTACAGTTAGTTTAGCTCAAAAAAATAAGCACGTTACGCCACCATCAGCCGATCAGTTCCCGACTCCGCCCGATGCCGAAAATCGCCTTTTTTATATTCAGCGTAGCTCCAATACCAACACTATCTTGTACGATGCTAATATACTAGAAGACAACAAGTTGGACACCAAAAGCCCTGTGCATGCTTACTGGATTCGTTATACAGAAGGTGGCAAAAAGCAGGAACTAAGCAATATCCAACGCACCTTGGCGTATGGCTTGCATACCAATCCTATCAAGGGTGAGCCAAATGCTTATGAAGGGCATTTTTTGGCTTATCGTAAAAGAAAGTTTATTGTAAAAATAGATGCCAAAGGCGAAGCTGTAGCTTTATTTCCAATTAACGGAAAAATGCAAGTTTTGAAAAGGGTATTTGTAAGCGTTGATGAAAGCGGTATGATGCCTTCGGTTGTGTATATCGACTTGTGGGGTAAAGACGCTACTACAGGAAAAGAAGTTTATGAACGTTTCAAACCATAAATTTTAGTAGTAGAAACACTAGATTCTGATGGGCTATTCATAACAAACATGAATCATCCCAAATTGAGTGAATGGTGATTATTTTTGAACATGATTTTTACCAGTAAAGACGCTTTGTAGCTAAAGATGTATTATGCTGACATTTAAACATTCAAAAGGCGTTCGAAATTAGTTTTTCGAACGCCTTTTGAATGAATACCCCTAAATTCCTATCATTTGGGCAATTGATAAGCCTCTTCAATATTCACTTGACAATACTATGAGTCCCAATAAACACAAATAGGAGGTCTCTTTTAATATTACCTAAAATTCGGGATGACTCATGTTTGTTCTATAACGGGTATTGTATCATTATTGAGCCAACTGTCCATACAAATCAAACTCTTCGGCCGATGTAATTTTTACCTCAGCAAAATCACCCAATCTTACGTACTGACTAGCAGGAATCAACACTTCGTTGTCTACCTCGGGCGAATCAAATTGGGTTCTACCAATAAAGTATCCTCCTTCTTTTCTATCGAATAATACTTTGTAGGTATTTCCTATTTTAGCCTGATTCAATTCCAATGATATTTCTTGTTGTAGTGCCATAATTTCGTCGGCACGTTCTTGTTTTACCTCTTCAGGAATATCATCTTCAAAGGTATGAGAATGCGTATTTTCTTCGTGAGAATAGGTAAATACGCCCAATCGGTCGAAACGCATTTTTTCTACAAACTGATATGTTTCTTCAAAATCGGCCTCAGTTTCGCCTGGGTGACCAGCAATCAGGGTTGTTCTAAGAGCAATATCTGGTACTTTTTGACGAATCGCATCAATCAGCTCTTCGGTTTTCTCACGTGTAATACCCCGACGCATTTTTTTCAATACCTCTGTTGAACCACTTTGTAAAGGCATATCAAGGTATTTGCAGATATTAGGCTTGGCGGCCATCATGTCAAGCACATCCATTGGGAAGCCTGCCGGATACGCATATTGCAAACGAATCCACTCCATTCCGTCAATATCAGAGAGGCGGTCGAGTAACTCAGACAAGTTGCGTTTTTTGTAAATATCTAGTCCGTAATAGGTTAAGTCTTGAGCAATCAAAATGAGCTCTTTTGTACCACGTTTTACCAACGACTTAGCTTCTGTGACAAGGTCTTCGATAGAACGAGAAACGTGTCCTCCACGCATCAAAGGAATAGCACAAAAAGAACAAGGACGGTCGCAGCCTTCTGCAATTTTTAAATACGCATAATGAGCTGGCGTAGTCAACAAACGTTCGCCAATCAATTCATGTTTGTAGTCGGCCTTGAGGGTTTTTAGCAAACGAGGCAATTCGTTTGTACCAAAAAACGCATCTACTGTAGGGATTTCTTTTTCTAAATCATCTTTGTAGCGGTGCGACAAGCAGCCCGTAACATAAAGCTTATCTATTACGCCAGCTTCTTTGGCATCGACATAACGCAGAATGGTATCGATAGATTCTTGTTTGGCATTATCAATAAAACCACAAGTATTAACAATAACAATATTGGCATCGTCTTTTTTGGCTTCGTGGGTAACGTCCATGCCATTTCCACGCAATTGTGTATAAATCACCTCTGAGTCGACAAGGTTTTTACTACAACCAAGTGTAACGATATTAACTTTATTTTTTCCTAATGTTTTCGTTTTCATCTAATTATGAGCATCTATTGGATTTTATCAAGAAAATTTATCTTGTTTGAAACCCTGAAAATAAGTTTGCAAAGTTACAACAAAAAATAGTCTTTGCTGTGTTTTATTTCGTCAGAAAGTCAGATTAGGTCTTGCGAAACAAAAAAGTCTGAGTTATTCACTCAGACCTCCTCTTGCTATAACATAGATTATATTTCTTCTATTTCGGTAGTAACTCCCAATTCTTCAAATAATCGCTGCCAATAAGCCGAAACAGCAGGGTTATTTTTGCGGGTAGATGCCGTTGGCTCAAATGGTTTGGCTATAAAAATCTGGACTGACGAAATATTGGGTAGTAGTGCTTTCAACTTACTAGCGTCTTCTCGGGCCCATCCTACAGCGGCGGCATCATCGGCAGGTGGGTTTGTATGAAAATCACGACGGTGTTCGCCCTTCATACTTTCTACCATATCCGAAAGGTAATACACCTTTACGTTATAGCCTTTTGCCACTTCTTTATCAATCAAGGGCAAGGTAGCCTGAATATCGGTATTATTTTTACTAGACGAGGCGTTTTGTGCCGACAATTGCCTTATTATCAATTGCTTGAAAATACTACGTTCTTTCGACAAATCCAGAGCAAACGCTGTTTTTAGGGCTTCCGAATCGGTAGTATTAGCCCCTTCCGACACCTCTAATTCTGAGCGACTCATTACCTCGGCCACTTTGGCCTTGGCTGTATTTTCATGAATAAAATATACCGCTAGCTTATCGCCTTTCCCATTAATGTTCTTTTCTATCAGCTCGTTGATAATTTTGGTATATTTCTCATTGGCAAAGCCTTTATCGACATTGACACTCACCGATTTATCAATAAAAATCATAGAACATGTATGCGTTTGAGGCTGAGTACCTTCTTGTTTTTGTTCTTGCCCCGAGCAGGCACACAATAAACTACTTGACCAAAATACAAGGCAATAATTCAACCAATTATTTTTGGTACTAAATCCGAGAAATTTCATTGTTTTTATTTAACATTAATTGAATATGATAAAATTACAATTCTTATACTAACTTGGTTCATTTTCTTGATAAGCCCAATTGACACTGCCATAAACGGCTATTTAGGCTTATGGTTGAATTGGGGTTTGGAGCAAAAGACTATCTCTGAGGCTGGTATTTTCGGGCTTATTTTTGTTCCAATAGTCTATTTTTAGCGTTTTCTTCAAAATAGCCTGCGTTGTAAATGTTTTTCCTTTTTGCGAGAAAACATCTGTCCAGCCTACAATTTTGTATGGAAAAACATTTTCAAAAACAATGGTCAACACCCGATTTTGATTGAGAAATGCTACAGAATATGCCTGAAGAGCATTACCTACAAATACCGTTCCTGTATACACTTGTAAAGTACCACGACAAGCCGTAGGAGCTAATGGGCGGTGTTGAAGGCGAGAACTTTCTAAACTTGGAATTATATCAAAATCATCGACAGGCAAACTGGCAGGACTAAGCCTTATTCTATTCCAAAGCTCATCTTCAAGCCAAGTTACCTTCAAAGATGTATCTTGTTGTACTTCTTTTTCAAAATAACTCTTTCCTTCCAACCAATACTGTTTTCCTTTCAAATTGAGTTGGCTGTATACATGACCACACCACTCTTGGGCAGAAAAGGAAGTTTTTAAGGCATGAGGAAACAACTGTGTATCGACAGGTGTAAAAGTAGAATTCATTAAAGAATAATCATAAATCCCTGTCGTAAATTTTTGGATAAAATTAAGTTTTAATACACTTGTTGCCAAATTCTTCTGGTTCGATTCTAACTTTACTTGTGTATCTGTTCTAAAATCTTCTGTTACAAATACCAATACGGCTTCGCCTTGATTGAGCTGGCCATAGCGTACCTTGTCGAGTGTATAAGTATTGATTTCGGCTTGGCCATTATACCAATATGTTCGAAAAGTAGCATCTTGTGCCGTAGGAATTGTAGTTTTGGCTGGGTCGGTATGAGGGGGTTCTATCTGAAAAATGGTTGCTCCTTTTGCTACAGCAAAAATCACAGCCAGAATTATGCACAAAAAGAGAAAGTTATTTCTGATAAATTTATCAAGTTTTTGCGTATTCATGCCTTAATTGTTTGTTGAATTGTCGAACGGCAATTTACACAATTTGTAGAAATTCATTAACTTACATTGTTATTAAGTAAGTGAGTGGGTGCATAAAAGCCATGTATTCAGGTATAAAGCCAAAGGATACTACGCTTTTGGGGATTGCCGCTAGTATATTGATAGCTACCGCCTGTTGGCTCATCACCAAACACGATATTACTCAATACCAACTTACCTTTATTCTAATTCATCAGCCAACCGTTTATTGTATTATGAACAAATTTACCTCTTATTGTATCACCTTACTATTAGGCATACTGCTGTCTAACAACCTTTTTGCCCAGATTTTAAAAGCCCCCAACCGAGCCGAGGGCGAAGGGCAATTTAACCGATTGATTATACGAGGGGTCAACCTTGTCAACGGTACGGGGTCGCCAATGCAAGGGCCTTGCGATATTGTTGTAGAAAAAAATAAAATTGTACAAATCAAAGTTGTAGGATACCCTGGTGTACCTATCGACCCACAAAGTAGACCCAAAGCCAACCCTGGCGACAAAGAACTAGATTGTACTGGTATGTATATGCTACCAGGTTTTATAGATATGCACGGCCATATTGGTGGGAAATCGCAAGGTACACCAGCCGAATATGTTTATAAACTTTGGCTAGGGCACGGTATCACGACTATTCGTGACCCTTCGGCAGGAAATGGATTAGACTGGACATTAGACCAAAAGCATAAATCCGAGAAAAATGAAATTACCGCCCCTCGTATTATGGCTTATACAGCTTTTGGAATGGGAGCCAAGGAGTCTATTACTACCGCTGAGCAAGCACGAGCATGGGTAGAAGAAAATGCTAAAAAAGGAGCAGACGGTATTAAGTTTTTTGGGGCAAAACCCGAAATTATGGATGCCGCTTTGCGAAGAAACAAAGAGCTTGGTCTGCGTTCGGCCTGCCACCATGCCCAAGTGGATGTGGCTCGCTGGAATGTACTAAGCTCGGCACGAGCAGGACTCACCTCGATGGAACACTGGTATGGCTTGCCCGAAGCTCTATTTGATAGCCAAACGATTCAGGATTATCCAGCCGATTATAATTATGGCAATGAACAAAACAGATTTGAAGAAGCAGGAAAGCTTTGGAAACAAGCCGCCAAGCAGGGTTCAAAACGCTGGAATGATGTAATGGAGGAAATGCTCAAACTTGACTTTACGATCGACCCAACCTTCAATATCTACGAAGCCAATCGTGAGTTGATGTTGGCTCGCCGAGCAGAATGGCACGAAGATTATACCCTTCCTCAATTGTGGCGTTTTTATCAGCCCTCTCGGATTTCTCATGGCTCGTATTGGCAAGATTGGGGAACAGAACAAGAAGTAGCGTGGAAAGAAAACTACAAACTATGGATGACCTTTGTTAATGAATACAAAAACCGTGGCGGTCGAGTAACCACTGGCTCGGACTCTGGCTTTATTTTCCAGCTTTACGGTTTTGCCTATATTCGCGAACTTGAGTTGCTTCGCGAGGCTGGGTTTCATCCTTTAGAAGTTATCAGAGCCGCTACCCTCAAAGGAGCAGAAGCACTGGGTATAGACGACAAAGTAGGTAGCGTAGAAGTAGGGAAATTAGCAGATTTAGTAATTTTAGAAGAAAATCCACTCAAAAACCTCAAAGTACTATACGGTACAGGAGCAATAAGGCTTACTGAAAGCAACGAAGTAAAAAGAGTTGGCGGGGTTAAATATACCATTAAAGATGGGGTAATTTATGATGCCAAAAAGCTGTTAGAAGATGTACGAAAAATTGTTGCGGAAGCAAAAAAGACAGAAAACTTTGAAATATTTCAGCCTGGTTTGGAAAAGAAAACCTCTGGCAAAGTGCAGGGCAGCCATAAAGAATAACAAGCAAGAGGCATACCCAATTTAGTGG
The DNA window shown above is from Flectobacillus major DSM 103 and carries:
- the infB gene encoding translation initiation factor IF-2 encodes the protein MAEDKMMRLSLVAKQINVGISTIVQYLSAKGHKVDNNPNTKLNFEQLKLLAKEYRNDSLLDNMQPATPAPAVQKPVVETTVTTPKKQDDDMPLYFRGGSNDASAVTAKAEEKPKEVVAPEPEKIVARAEVSFKVLGKIELDAKGMPVPPKPVAVPTEPKVEEPKVESVKVEEPKTEPVIVPDAKIEVTPVPAVEPPKVEQPKVEEPKAEVKAEPLVVAPTKLEETPKQEVVVESKVIVESQPQPTIVEEAKPVVEVKKQPEPQPEAKVETPKSAEQKVQHHHNQPQHQHKPQQHNQQNQNQQNNQQRNQQNNNQGHKPNHNQSNQNKPQNPVQQSQQPKPQPKRYDEVPTDRAIELIEAKGETLKGLTVLGKIELPVEQSRSNNNNKNKKKRKRIKPAEKVTEAEIRNEKGAPRPKKDEPAKPGDVKKPQNTTGGNTNNTNNNNNNNNNKKKPKKEEKEEVSDKQIQEQIKATMARLQGQSNKSNFGAKERREKRKVRAEREERRQIQEEEEAKILKVTEFISASELASLMDASVNEVISTCMSLGMFVSINQRLEADVIAIIAEEFGYEVQFVSAEEEVEAALQEEEDAPESLELRAPIVTIMGHVDHGKTSLLDYIRRAKVAAGEAGGITQHIGAYSVKQEDGRKITFLDTPGHEAFTAMRARGAKITDVVIIVIAADDAVMPQTEEAINHALVAGVPIVFAFSKIDKPGANTDRIREQLAAKNLLVEEWGGKYQTQEISSKSGLGVNELLEKVLLEAELLELKANANKRAVGSVIEASLDKGRGYVANILVQAGTLHVGDMMLAGAHHGRVKAMFDYRGKKLKEAGPSTPVQVLGLSGAPAAGDKLNVMEHERDAREIANKREQIIREQSLRTRKHITLEEIGRRKAIGTFKELNVIVKGDVDGSVEALSDALLKLSTEEVQVRIIHKGVGQVSESDVLLASAADAVIVAFQVRPSTNARRLAETEQIEIRTYSIIYQAIDEIRDAMEGMLAPTFEESITANIEVRSVFKISKVGTVAGCYVLDGNVKRNNKIRVLRDFVVVHEGEISALKRFKDDVAEVKFGYECGLSIKNFNDIIEGDIIECYEMKEVKRTL
- the rimP gene encoding ribosome maturation factor RimP, which translates into the protein MLKDKIIALLEPHLENDTFFVVDIQVHELKTRTNITILLDSDEGIKIEECAKISRRLANEIETLELITSAYNLEVSSPGIDQPLTLIRQYVKNVGRSLKIHLKEGGEKVGTLEEVKEDGIIFLEELKKKPKKGEVVEPVLIPFTNIDKAKVQISFK
- a CDS encoding amidohydrolase family protein, yielding MNKFTSYCITLLLGILLSNNLFAQILKAPNRAEGEGQFNRLIIRGVNLVNGTGSPMQGPCDIVVEKNKIVQIKVVGYPGVPIDPQSRPKANPGDKELDCTGMYMLPGFIDMHGHIGGKSQGTPAEYVYKLWLGHGITTIRDPSAGNGLDWTLDQKHKSEKNEITAPRIMAYTAFGMGAKESITTAEQARAWVEENAKKGADGIKFFGAKPEIMDAALRRNKELGLRSACHHAQVDVARWNVLSSARAGLTSMEHWYGLPEALFDSQTIQDYPADYNYGNEQNRFEEAGKLWKQAAKQGSKRWNDVMEEMLKLDFTIDPTFNIYEANRELMLARRAEWHEDYTLPQLWRFYQPSRISHGSYWQDWGTEQEVAWKENYKLWMTFVNEYKNRGGRVTTGSDSGFIFQLYGFAYIRELELLREAGFHPLEVIRAATLKGAEALGIDDKVGSVEVGKLADLVILEENPLKNLKVLYGTGAIRLTESNEVKRVGGVKYTIKDGVIYDAKKLLEDVRKIVAEAKKTENFEIFQPGLEKKTSGKVQGSHKE
- the rimO gene encoding 30S ribosomal protein S12 methylthiotransferase RimO, whose product is MKTKTLGKNKVNIVTLGCSKNLVDSEVIYTQLRGNGMDVTHEAKKDDANIVIVNTCGFIDNAKQESIDTILRYVDAKEAGVIDKLYVTGCLSHRYKDDLEKEIPTVDAFFGTNELPRLLKTLKADYKHELIGERLLTTPAHYAYLKIAEGCDRPCSFCAIPLMRGGHVSRSIEDLVTEAKSLVKRGTKELILIAQDLTYYGLDIYKKRNLSELLDRLSDIDGMEWIRLQYAYPAGFPMDVLDMMAAKPNICKYLDMPLQSGSTEVLKKMRRGITREKTEELIDAIRQKVPDIALRTTLIAGHPGETEADFEETYQFVEKMRFDRLGVFTYSHEENTHSHTFEDDIPEEVKQERADEIMALQQEISLELNQAKIGNTYKVLFDRKEGGYFIGRTQFDSPEVDNEVLIPASQYVRLGDFAEVKITSAEEFDLYGQLAQ
- the nusA gene encoding transcription termination factor NusA → MNSAELIASFADFAKEKNVDRPTMIKVLEEVFRTMIRKKYGTDANFDVIINPESGDLEMWRTREIVDDNSEDIWDYDKIPLAEARRIQPDFEIGEEVAELIKLEDFGRRIVQTARQTLIQKVKDLEKEGLFDKYKDLVGEMVSGDVYQIVGKELIIADGEKNELILPKAEMISKDRFKKGEPVRAVIHRVEMNNGTPKIILSRTSPVFLERLFEQEIPEIYDGQIMIRKIVREPGERAKVAVESYDDRIDPVGACVGMKGSRIHGIVRELQNENIDVINYTENLELLVARALSPAKVSSMVIDKERKRIAVYLQPDQVSLAIGKGGQNIKLAGKLVGYELDVYRDIKQEEVDDEDVDLTEFSDEIEDWILEELHRIGLDTAKQVLKLSSEELVRRTELEEETVNEVLSILRSEFE
- a CDS encoding DUF4833 domain-containing protein, giving the protein MISTFYNATVSLAQKNKHVTPPSADQFPTPPDAENRLFYIQRSSNTNTILYDANILEDNKLDTKSPVHAYWIRYTEGGKKQELSNIQRTLAYGLHTNPIKGEPNAYEGHFLAYRKRKFIVKIDAKGEAVALFPINGKMQVLKRVFVSVDESGMMPSVVYIDLWGKDATTGKEVYERFKP
- a CDS encoding GNAT family N-acetyltransferase, with amino-acid sequence MHIRQAQTTDLVAVLQLYADVLDKGNVLSLPQAEKLFHKMQSYPNYRVYVAEEASQIVGTFALLIMDNLAHQGTPSGIVEDVAVQVDQQGKGIGKAMMQFAMAICQESGCYKLVLSSNQRRTEAHAFYESLGFERHGFSFQVIT